From Megalobrama amblycephala isolate DHTTF-2021 linkage group LG24, ASM1881202v1, whole genome shotgun sequence, the proteins below share one genomic window:
- the myh7bb gene encoding LOW QUALITY PROTEIN: myosin-7 (The sequence of the model RefSeq protein was modified relative to this genomic sequence to represent the inferred CDS: inserted 3 bases in 2 codons) — MSRFMELREFGDAATFLRKTNLEQLAAQSHAFDGKKRVWIPDEREAYIEVEIKDTDGDKVMVETKDGMMLTVKEDDIQQMNPPKFDMIEDMAMLTHLNEASVLFNLSRRYSFWMIYTYSGLFCVTVNPYKWLPVYSPEVVAAYKGKRRSDVPPHIYSIADNAYNDMLKNRENQSMLITGESGAGKTVNTKRVIQYFAIIAALGEAGGKKGGTLEDQIIEANPAMEAFGNAKTLRNDNSSRFGKFIRIHFGPTGKLASADIDIYLLEKSRVIFQQAGERSYHIYYQILSQRKPELLDMLLVSSNPFDYHFCSQGVITVDHMDDGEELLATDHAMDTLGFTPEEKYGCYKIVGAIMHFGNMKFKVRQREEQAEADGTESADKASYLMGISSADLIKGLLHPRVKVGNEYIVRGQTVEQVAYAVGALAKATYDRMFKWLVSRINKTLYTALPRQFFIGVLDIAGFEIFEFNNFEQMCINFTNEKLQQFFNHHMFILEQEEYKTEGIEWTFIDFGLDLQACIDLIEKPLGILSILEEECMFPKATESSFKAKLYDNHLGKSPNFLKPRPDKKRKYDTHFELVHYAGVVPYNINGWLDKNRDPLNETVVGIFQRSSNKLMASLFENFISLDSGTEAKPGGREKRKKGASFQTVSQLHKENLNKLMTNLRSTQPHFVRCIIPNETKNPGVMEPFLVLHQLRCNGVLEGIRICRKGFPNRILYAEFKQRYRILNPLAIPEDTYVDSRKAVEKLLGSLDIDHTQYKFGHSKVFFKAGLLGQLEDMRDERLSEVLTLLQAFCRGKLMRMERRRMMKEKEAVMVIQWNIRAFYAVKNWPWMCXFFKIKPLLRSAATEKELATLKEEFQKLKEALERSEVKRKEFEERQISLVQEKNDLSLQLQAEQDNLADAEDRCNLLIKXKIQMEGKIKELMERLEDEEEVNATILAKKRKLEDECIELKKDLDDLEITLAKVEKEKHATENKVKNLVEEMAALDETILRLTKEKKALQDAHQQALEDLQTEENKVNMLSKAKIKLEQHVDDVIRGSLEQEKKVRMDLERVKRKLEGDLKLSNESSMDLENNKQQLEDRLKKKDLEMVQIGAKIEEEQALVIQLHKKIKELQTRIEELEEELEAERAARLKSEKQRSDVSRELEELSERLEEAGGATSAQIEMNKKREADFLKMRRDLEEASLHHETTMAMLRRKHADTVAEMGEQLDNLQRVKQKLEKEKAETRMESEDLASNLEHLSRAKATTEKMCRMYEDQLNESKTKVEELQRQLMDVTSQKARAQTESAEVSRRLEEREVQVMQLQRTKSALTQTMEELKKQLEEECKAKNSLAHAVQSSRHDCDLLREQFEEEQEAKSELQRALSKANAEIAQWRTKYETDAIQRTDELEDAKKKLVARLQSSEEAVEASNAKCASLEKTKHRLQTEIEDLMVDLERSNAVAVALDKKQRNFDKVLSEWRQKFEETQAELEGSQKESRSLSTELFKLKNSYEEALDQLETIKRENKNLQEEITDLTDQISQGNKTIHELEQMKKVLDSEKSNIQAALEEAEGTLEHEESKTLRIQLELSQTRTEVEKKLAERDEEIDNLRRNHQRTLDTMQTTLDAETRARNEAIRVKKKMEGDMNEMEIHLNHANRQAVESQKMVRNLQLQIKELQVELDESIHQCDDLKEQVAITERRNTLLTAELEELRGVVEQTDRMRKVAEHELLESSERVNLLHAQNTVVLNHKKKLETDLSMLSGEVDDALQECRNAEEKAKKAITDAAMMAEELKKEQDTSSHLERMKRNMEQTIKDLQMRLDEAEQIALKGGKKQIQKLEIRVRELEGELECEQKKSGEFQKGIRKYERRIKELTYQTEEDRKTLLRMQDLIEKLQAKVKSFKRQAEDAEEQANCNMTRFKKIQHDLDEAEERADMAESQVNKLRVRTRETHVVKIVE, encoded by the exons ATGTCCCGCTTTATGGAATTGAGGGAATTTGGAGATGCGGCCACATTCCTGCGTAAAACCAACCTGGAACAACTCGCTGCGCAGTCCCATGCGTTTGATG GGAAAAAACGTGTTTGGATTCCGGATGAGAGAGAAGCCTACATTGAGGTGGAGATCAAAGATACTGATGGAGACAAAGTCATGGTGGAGACCAAAGATGGAATG ATGTTAACAGTGAAAGAGGATGACATTCAGCAGATGAATCCCCCGAAGTTTGACATGATTGAAGACATGGCCATGCTTACGCACCTCAATGAGGCCTCTGTTCTTTTCAACCTCAGTCGTCGCTACAGTTTCTGGATGATCTAT ACATATTCAGGGCTGTTTTGTGTGACAGTTAACCCGTATAAATGGCTTCCTGTCTATTCTCCTGAAGTGGTTGCAGCGTATAAGGGAAAGCGTCGCTCGGATGTTCCGCCTCACATCTATTCCATAGCAGACAACGCCTACAATGACATGCTAAAAA atcGTGAAAACCAGTCAATGCTTATCAC CGGAGAATCCGGTGCTGGCAAAACTGTCAACACGAAACGTGTAATTCAGTATTTTGCCATTATAGCTGCTCTTGGTGAAGCAGGGGGCAAAAAAGGA GGTACATTAGAGGATCAGATAATTGAGGCCAACCCAGCTATGGAAGCTTTTGGCAATGCAAAAACCTTGAGGAATGACAACTCATCCCGCTTT GGCAAATTCATACGAATCCATTTTGGTCCTACAGGAAAACTTGCATCTGCTGACATTGACATCT ATCTTCTGGAAAAATCTAGAGTGATTTTTCAGCAAGCTGGAGAGAGAAGCTACCACATCTACTACCAGATCCTCTCGCAAAGGAAACCAGAACTCCTAG ATATGCTGCTGGTGTCATCAAATCCCTTCGACTACCACTTCTGCTCGCAAGGTGTTATAACTGTGGACCACATGGACGATGGAGAGGAACTGCTTGCAACTGAT CATGCAATGGACACCCTTGGTTTCACTCCTGAGGAGAAGTATGGCTGTTACAAGATAGTCGGTGCCATCATGCACTTTGGCAACATGAAGTTCAAAGTGCGGCAGAGAGAGGAGCAAGCAGAGGCAGATGGCACTGAAA GTGCAGACAAAGCTTCCTATCTCATGGGGATCAGTTCAGCTGACCTCATAAAAGGACTGCTTCACCCTAGGGTGAAAGTGGGCAATGAGTACATTGTCAGAGGACAGACTGTTGAACAG GTGGCCTATGCAGTTGGTGCTTTGGCCAAAGCCACATATGATCGCATGTTTAAATGGCTGGTCAGCAGAATCAATAAAACCCTGTATACGGCCCTCCCACGACAGTTCTTCATCGGAGTGCTGGACATAGCAGGCTTTGAGATCTTTGAG TTCAACAACTTTGAGCAAATGTGCATCAACTTCACCAATGAGAAACTGCAACAGTTTTTCAACCATCACATGTTCATCCTAGAGCAGGAGGAGTACAAGACAGAGGGCATAGAGTGGACTTTCATAGACTTTGGATTAGACCTGCAAGCCTGCATTGACCTCATTGAGAAG CCGTTGGGTATACTGTCTATTCTGGAGGAGGAGTGCATGTTCCCTAAAGCCACAGAGAGCAGCTTCAAAGCTAAACTCTATGACAATCACCTTGGCAAGTCTCCCAACTTCCTGAAACCGAGGCCAGACAAAAAACGCAAATATGACACTCACTTTGAGCTGGTGCACTACGCTGGAGTG GTGCCGTACAACATCAATGGATGGCTTGACAAAAATAGAGATCCTCTTAATGAAACGGTGGTGGGAATCTTCCAGAGGTCATCCAACAAGTTAATGGCGAGCCTCTTCGAGAACTTCATCAGTTTAGATTCAG GTACTGAAGCAAAGCCAGGGGGTAGAGAAAAGAGGAAGAAAGGAGCATCATTCCAAACAGTGTCCCAGCTGCATAAG GAGAATCTAAACAAATTAATGACTAACTTGAGAAGCACTCAGCCTCATTTTGTGCGCTGCATTATCCCCAATGAGACAAAGAACCCAG GGGTAATGGAGCCATTTCTGGTTCTGCACCAGCTTCGCTGCAATGGTGTTCTTGAAGGAATCCGCATCTGCAGGAAGGGATTTCCCAACCGGATTCTCTATGCAGAATTCAAACAGCG CTACCGTATCCTGAATCCTTTGGCCATCCCAGAGGACACATATGTGGACAGCAGGAAAGCTGTAGAAAAGTTGCTTGGGTCTCTGGATATCGACCACACACAGTACAAGTTTGGACACAGCAAG GTTTTCTTTAAGGCGGGACTTCTTGGCCAGCTGGAGGACATGAGAGACGAACGGCTATCCGAGGTCCTCACCTTGCTGCAGGCCTTCTGCAGGGGGAAACTCATGCGGATGGAGCGCAGAAGGATGATGAAAGAGAA GGAAGCTGTGATGGTTATTCAGTGGAACATCCGTGCCTTTTACGCAGTCAAGAACTGGCCATGGATGTG CTTTTTCAAGATCAAACCCCTGCTGAGGAGCGCAGCTACAGAGAAGGAGCTGGCTACGCTGAAGGAGGAGTTCCAGAAGCTAAAGGAGGCTCTTGAGAGGTCTGAGGTGAAGAGGAAAGAGTTTGAGGAGAGACAGATCTCTTTAGTGCAAGAGAAAAATGACCTCTCCTTACAACTTCAGGCG GAGCAGGATAATCTGGCTGATGCTGAGGACCGCTGCAACCTGCTGATCA CTAAGATCCAGATGGAGGGGAAAATTAAGGAGCTGATGGAGAGGCTGGAGGACGAAGAGGAGGTTAATGCCACCATCTTGGCCAAGAAACGCAAACTTGAGGATGAGTGTATTGAGCTGAAGAAAGACCTGGATGACCTGGAGATTACACTGGCCAAGGTGGAAAAGGAAAAACATGCCACTGAGAACAAG GTGAAAAACTTGGTGGAGGAAATGGCTGCATTGGATGAAACCATCCTGAGGCTGACTAAAGAGAAGAAAGCCCTCCAGGATGCTCATCAGCAGGCTCTGGAAGACCTGCAGACTGAGGAGAACAAAGTTAACATGCTGTCCAAGGCCAAGATCAAACTTGAGCAGCATGTGGATGATGTGA TTAGAGGCTCTTTGGAGCAAGAGAAGAAAGTCCGTATGGATCTGGAACGAGTGAAGCGAAAGCTTGAGGGCGATCTGAAGCTTTCCAATGAGTCATCCATGGATTTGGAGAACAATAAACAGCAGCTAGAGGACAGACTAAAGAA GAAAGACCTTGAAATGGTTCAAATAGGTGCAAAGATTGAAGAGGAGCAAGCCTTGGTTATTCAACTACACAAGAAAATTAAAGAATTACAG ACACGTATAGAAGAGCTTGAGGAGGAACTTGAGGCTGAAAGAGCAGCTCGATTAAAGTCAGAAAAGCAGCGCAGTGATGTGTCAAGGGAACTGGAAGAGCTGAGTGAACGTCTGGAGGAAGCAGGAGGTGCTACTTCTGCCCAGATCGAGATGAACAAGAAGCGAGAGGCTGACTTTTTAAAGATGCGGAGGGATCTGGAAGAAGCTTCTCTGCATCATGAAACCACTATGGCCATGCTACGGAGAAAGCATGCGGACACTGTGGCTGAGATGGGGGAACAACTGGACAACCTGCAGAGGGTCAAACAGAAGCTGGAGAAGGAAAAGGCAGAAACCAGAATGGAGTCTGAAGACCTGGCGTCGAACCTTGAACATCTCTCCAGAGCCAAA GCCACAACAGAGAAAATGTGCAGGATGTATGAGGACCAGCTGAATGAGTCTAAAACCAAGGTGGAGGAACTCCAGAGGCAGCTAATGGATGTCACCTCTCAAAAAGCACGGGCTCAGACAGAAAGTG CCGAGGTCAGCCGCAGACTGGAAGAGAGAGAAGTTCAGGTCATGCAACTGCAGCGAACAAAGAGTGCTCTCACCCAGACCATGGAGGAGCTGAAGAAACAGCTAGAAGAAGAATGCAAA GCAAAGAACAGTTTAGCTCATGCGGTACAGTCATCCAGGCATGATTGTGATCTCTTGAGAGAGCAGTTTGAAGAGGAGCAGGAGGCCAAATCTGAGTTGCAGCGTGCTCTGTCTAAAGCCAATGCGGAGATTGCACAGTGGAGGACAAAGTATGAGACTGATGCCATTCAGAGGACCGATGAACTAGAGGATGCCAA GAAGAAGCTGGTTGCACGGCTCCAGAGTTCTGAGGAGGCAGTGGAAGCCTCCAATGCCAAATGTGCCTCACTGGAGAAGACCAAGCACCGTCTGCAGACTGAGATTGAGGACTTGATGGTTGACCTGGAACGCTCTAATGCTGTGGCTGTTGCACTGGACAAAAAGCAACGCAATTTTGATAAG GTGCTGTCTGAGTGGAGGCAGAAGTTTGAGGAGACACAGGCCGAGCTGGAAGGCTCTCAGAAAGAGTCCCGCAGTCTCAGCACAGAGCTCTTTAAGCTCAAAAACTCCTATGAAGAAGCCCTTGACCAGCTGGAGACAATCAAAAGGGAGAACAAGAACCTGCAGG AGGAAATCACTGACTTGACTGATCAGATTAGTCAAGGTAACAAGACCATCCATGAGCTTGAACAGATGAAGAAGGTACTGGACAGTGAGAAGAGTAACATTCAAGCAGCACTGGAGGAGGCTGAG GGCACTCTGGAGCACGAGGAGAGTAAAACTTTACGCATCCAGCTGGAACTCAGCCAGACCAGGACTGAGGTTGAAAAGAAACTTGCAGAGAGGGATGAAGAGATTGACAATCTCCG TCGAAACCATCAGCGGACTCTGGACACCATGCAGACCACTCTGGATGCAGAAACCAGAGCCCGTAATGAGGCAATCAGGGTTAAGAAAAAGATGGAAGGAGATATGAATGAGATGGAGATCCATCTGAACCACGCAAACAGACAGGCTGTGGAGTCTCAAAAAATGGTGCGCAACCTACAGCTTCAAATCAAG GAACTGCAAGTAGAGTTAGATGAGTCTATACATCAGTGTGACGACCTGAAGGAGCAAGTGGCAATCACAGAAAGGAGAAACACCCTGCTAACTGCAGAGTTGGAGGAGTTGCGTGGAGTGGTGGAACAAACAGACCGTATGCGTAAAGTCGCTGAGCATGAGCTCCTGGAGTCCAGTGAGAGAGTGAACCTGCTGCATGCTCAG AACACGGTAGTGTTGAACCACAAGAAGAAGCTCGAGACTGATCTGTCCATGCTGTCAGGGGAGGTGGACGATGCTCTGCAGGAGTGTCGCAATGCTGAAGAGAAGGCGAAGAAGGCCATAACTGAT GCAGCCATGATGGCGGAAGAGCTGAAGAAGGAGCAAGACACCAGCAGCCACCTGGAGAGGATGAAGAGGAACATGGAGCAGACCATCAAAGACCTGCAGATGCGTCTGGATGAGGCTGAGCAGATTGCTCTCAAGGGAGGAAAGAAACAGATTCAGAAACTGGAAATTCGG GTACGGGAACTAGAGGGAGAGCTGGAGTGTGAACAGAAGAAGAGCGGAGAGTTCCAAAAAGGAATACGAAAATATGAGAGGAGGATTAAAGAGCTCACTTACCAG ACAGAGGAAGACAGGAAAACTCTCCTGAGGATGCAAGATCTGATTGAGAAACTACAGGCAAAAGTAAAGAGCTTCAAGAGACAAGCTGAGGATGCA GAGGAGCAGGCCAACTGCAATATGACTCGGTTCAAGAAGATTCAGCATGACTTGGATGAAGCCGAGGAGAGGGCGGATATGGCCGAATCTCAGGTCAACAAGCTACGTGTGCGCACCCGAGAGACTCACGTTGTCAAG ATTGTGGAGTGA
- the zgc:103759 gene encoding U8 snoRNA-decapping enzyme isoform X4 has protein sequence MRITREDALTREGFRHACHIMLYGDSSAKLFGKIPIKHIVLMQMRFDGLLGFPGGLVNPSKETLEAGLSRELHEEVGVAVPVGVENHVSSCLSPSSPRLITHFYIKKMTESELKELERAAVTTATDHGLEVLGMVRVPLYFLKNGGGLPYFLSHSFISNSRAQLLSALQRCRLLSQGDLEKAVRQAEQMRHTHSDDPH, from the exons atgagg ATCACGAGAGAAGATGCATTGACACGGGAGGGCTTCAGACATGCCTGTCACATTATGCTGTACGGAGACTCTAGTGCCAAACTCTTCGGGAAAATCCCAATCAAACATATAGTACTG ATGCAGATGCGCTTTGATGGCTTGCTTGGTTTCCCAGGGGG TTTGGTGAACCCGTCTAAGGAGACGCTGGAGGCGGGGCTTAGCAGAGAGCTTCACGAGGAGGTGGGCGTGGCTGTGCCTGTGGGCGTGGAAAATCACGTCTCCTCCTGCCTTTCTCCATCCTCCCCTCGGCTCATCACACACTTCTACATCAAGAAGATGACAGAGTCAGAACTGAAAGAGCTTGAGAGAGCAGCTGTTACTACAGCCACAGACCATggtttagag GTATTGGGTATGGTCCGAGTCCCTCTCTACTTCCTGAAGAATGGAGGTGGTCTCCCCTATTTCCTGTCCCACTCGTTCATCAGCAACTCTCGGGCCCAGCTGCTCTCTGCCCTGCAACGCTGTAGGCTGCTGTCCCAGGGGGATCTGGAGAAGGCTGTGAGACAGGCTGAGCAgatgagacacacacacagcgatGATCCGCACTGA
- the zgc:103759 gene encoding U8 snoRNA-decapping enzyme isoform X2 encodes MRITREDALTREGFRHACHIMLYGDSSAKLFGKIPIKHIVLITVIQMQMRFDGLLGFPGGLVNPSKETLEAGLSRELHEEVGVAVPVGVENHVSSCLSPSSPRLITHFYIKKMTESELKELERAAVTTATDHGLEVLGMVRVPLYFLKNGGGLPYFLSHSFISNSRAQLLSALQRCRLLSQGDLEKAVRQAEQMRHTHSDDPH; translated from the exons atgagg ATCACGAGAGAAGATGCATTGACACGGGAGGGCTTCAGACATGCCTGTCACATTATGCTGTACGGAGACTCTAGTGCCAAACTCTTCGGGAAAATCCCAATCAAACATATAGTACTG ATTACTGTTATTCAGATGCAGATGCGCTTTGATGGCTTGCTTGGTTTCCCAGGGGG TTTGGTGAACCCGTCTAAGGAGACGCTGGAGGCGGGGCTTAGCAGAGAGCTTCACGAGGAGGTGGGCGTGGCTGTGCCTGTGGGCGTGGAAAATCACGTCTCCTCCTGCCTTTCTCCATCCTCCCCTCGGCTCATCACACACTTCTACATCAAGAAGATGACAGAGTCAGAACTGAAAGAGCTTGAGAGAGCAGCTGTTACTACAGCCACAGACCATggtttagag GTATTGGGTATGGTCCGAGTCCCTCTCTACTTCCTGAAGAATGGAGGTGGTCTCCCCTATTTCCTGTCCCACTCGTTCATCAGCAACTCTCGGGCCCAGCTGCTCTCTGCCCTGCAACGCTGTAGGCTGCTGTCCCAGGGGGATCTGGAGAAGGCTGTGAGACAGGCTGAGCAgatgagacacacacacagcgatGATCCGCACTGA
- the zgc:103759 gene encoding U8 snoRNA-decapping enzyme isoform X1 → MAEQITREDALTREGFRHACHIMLYGDSSAKLFGKIPIKHIVLITVIQMQMRFDGLLGFPGGLVNPSKETLEAGLSRELHEEVGVAVPVGVENHVSSCLSPSSPRLITHFYIKKMTESELKELERAAVTTATDHGLEVLGMVRVPLYFLKNGGGLPYFLSHSFISNSRAQLLSALQRCRLLSQGDLEKAVRQAEQMRHTHSDDPH, encoded by the exons ATGGCGGAACAGATCACGAGAGAAGATGCATTGACACGGGAGGGCTTCAGACATGCCTGTCACATTATGCTGTACGGAGACTCTAGTGCCAAACTCTTCGGGAAAATCCCAATCAAACATATAGTACTG ATTACTGTTATTCAGATGCAGATGCGCTTTGATGGCTTGCTTGGTTTCCCAGGGGG TTTGGTGAACCCGTCTAAGGAGACGCTGGAGGCGGGGCTTAGCAGAGAGCTTCACGAGGAGGTGGGCGTGGCTGTGCCTGTGGGCGTGGAAAATCACGTCTCCTCCTGCCTTTCTCCATCCTCCCCTCGGCTCATCACACACTTCTACATCAAGAAGATGACAGAGTCAGAACTGAAAGAGCTTGAGAGAGCAGCTGTTACTACAGCCACAGACCATggtttagag GTATTGGGTATGGTCCGAGTCCCTCTCTACTTCCTGAAGAATGGAGGTGGTCTCCCCTATTTCCTGTCCCACTCGTTCATCAGCAACTCTCGGGCCCAGCTGCTCTCTGCCCTGCAACGCTGTAGGCTGCTGTCCCAGGGGGATCTGGAGAAGGCTGTGAGACAGGCTGAGCAgatgagacacacacacagcgatGATCCGCACTGA
- the zgc:103759 gene encoding U8 snoRNA-decapping enzyme isoform X3 has protein sequence MAEQITREDALTREGFRHACHIMLYGDSSAKLFGKIPIKHIVLMQMRFDGLLGFPGGLVNPSKETLEAGLSRELHEEVGVAVPVGVENHVSSCLSPSSPRLITHFYIKKMTESELKELERAAVTTATDHGLEVLGMVRVPLYFLKNGGGLPYFLSHSFISNSRAQLLSALQRCRLLSQGDLEKAVRQAEQMRHTHSDDPH, from the exons ATGGCGGAACAGATCACGAGAGAAGATGCATTGACACGGGAGGGCTTCAGACATGCCTGTCACATTATGCTGTACGGAGACTCTAGTGCCAAACTCTTCGGGAAAATCCCAATCAAACATATAGTACTG ATGCAGATGCGCTTTGATGGCTTGCTTGGTTTCCCAGGGGG TTTGGTGAACCCGTCTAAGGAGACGCTGGAGGCGGGGCTTAGCAGAGAGCTTCACGAGGAGGTGGGCGTGGCTGTGCCTGTGGGCGTGGAAAATCACGTCTCCTCCTGCCTTTCTCCATCCTCCCCTCGGCTCATCACACACTTCTACATCAAGAAGATGACAGAGTCAGAACTGAAAGAGCTTGAGAGAGCAGCTGTTACTACAGCCACAGACCATggtttagag GTATTGGGTATGGTCCGAGTCCCTCTCTACTTCCTGAAGAATGGAGGTGGTCTCCCCTATTTCCTGTCCCACTCGTTCATCAGCAACTCTCGGGCCCAGCTGCTCTCTGCCCTGCAACGCTGTAGGCTGCTGTCCCAGGGGGATCTGGAGAAGGCTGTGAGACAGGCTGAGCAgatgagacacacacacagcgatGATCCGCACTGA
- the zgc:103759 gene encoding U8 snoRNA-decapping enzyme isoform X5 yields the protein MLYGDSSAKLFGKIPIKHIVLITVIQMQMRFDGLLGFPGGLVNPSKETLEAGLSRELHEEVGVAVPVGVENHVSSCLSPSSPRLITHFYIKKMTESELKELERAAVTTATDHGLEVLGMVRVPLYFLKNGGGLPYFLSHSFISNSRAQLLSALQRCRLLSQGDLEKAVRQAEQMRHTHSDDPH from the exons ATGCTGTACGGAGACTCTAGTGCCAAACTCTTCGGGAAAATCCCAATCAAACATATAGTACTG ATTACTGTTATTCAGATGCAGATGCGCTTTGATGGCTTGCTTGGTTTCCCAGGGGG TTTGGTGAACCCGTCTAAGGAGACGCTGGAGGCGGGGCTTAGCAGAGAGCTTCACGAGGAGGTGGGCGTGGCTGTGCCTGTGGGCGTGGAAAATCACGTCTCCTCCTGCCTTTCTCCATCCTCCCCTCGGCTCATCACACACTTCTACATCAAGAAGATGACAGAGTCAGAACTGAAAGAGCTTGAGAGAGCAGCTGTTACTACAGCCACAGACCATggtttagag GTATTGGGTATGGTCCGAGTCCCTCTCTACTTCCTGAAGAATGGAGGTGGTCTCCCCTATTTCCTGTCCCACTCGTTCATCAGCAACTCTCGGGCCCAGCTGCTCTCTGCCCTGCAACGCTGTAGGCTGCTGTCCCAGGGGGATCTGGAGAAGGCTGTGAGACAGGCTGAGCAgatgagacacacacacagcgatGATCCGCACTGA
- the zgc:103759 gene encoding U8 snoRNA-decapping enzyme isoform X6: MLYGDSSAKLFGKIPIKHIVLMQMRFDGLLGFPGGLVNPSKETLEAGLSRELHEEVGVAVPVGVENHVSSCLSPSSPRLITHFYIKKMTESELKELERAAVTTATDHGLEVLGMVRVPLYFLKNGGGLPYFLSHSFISNSRAQLLSALQRCRLLSQGDLEKAVRQAEQMRHTHSDDPH, from the exons ATGCTGTACGGAGACTCTAGTGCCAAACTCTTCGGGAAAATCCCAATCAAACATATAGTACTG ATGCAGATGCGCTTTGATGGCTTGCTTGGTTTCCCAGGGGG TTTGGTGAACCCGTCTAAGGAGACGCTGGAGGCGGGGCTTAGCAGAGAGCTTCACGAGGAGGTGGGCGTGGCTGTGCCTGTGGGCGTGGAAAATCACGTCTCCTCCTGCCTTTCTCCATCCTCCCCTCGGCTCATCACACACTTCTACATCAAGAAGATGACAGAGTCAGAACTGAAAGAGCTTGAGAGAGCAGCTGTTACTACAGCCACAGACCATggtttagag GTATTGGGTATGGTCCGAGTCCCTCTCTACTTCCTGAAGAATGGAGGTGGTCTCCCCTATTTCCTGTCCCACTCGTTCATCAGCAACTCTCGGGCCCAGCTGCTCTCTGCCCTGCAACGCTGTAGGCTGCTGTCCCAGGGGGATCTGGAGAAGGCTGTGAGACAGGCTGAGCAgatgagacacacacacagcgatGATCCGCACTGA